In one window of Borrelia anserina Es DNA:
- a CDS encoding Bax inhibitor-1/YccA family protein — MFELTQDKQEIKIKNKFLAQVFGLMAIGLLISAIFAYTTSENATMRAIIFTNPMSYIAILIVQFGLVYAISGAIERISSSTATALFLGYSALTGVTLSSVFMIYTQGSIVYTFGITSLTFLAMSFYGYTTSTDLTKMGSYFIMGLWGIIIASIFNIFFRSSGLDFLISILGVILFTGLTAYDVQNISKMNRMLEDGTEIKSRMAIVASLKLYLDFINLFLYLLRFLGQRKD, encoded by the coding sequence ATGTTTGAATTAACGCAAGACAAACAAGAAATAAAGATAAAAAACAAATTTCTAGCTCAAGTTTTTGGGCTAATGGCAATTGGTCTCTTAATATCCGCAATATTCGCATACACAACATCTGAAAACGCAACAATGCGAGCCATAATATTTACAAATCCAATGTCATATATAGCAATACTAATTGTACAATTTGGACTAGTTTATGCAATAAGTGGAGCAATTGAAAGAATATCAAGTAGTACAGCAACAGCACTTTTCTTAGGATACTCAGCTTTAACAGGAGTGACACTATCTTCTGTATTTATGATATACACTCAAGGCTCAATAGTTTATACATTTGGCATTACTTCTTTAACTTTCCTTGCAATGTCCTTTTACGGATATACAACAAGCACAGACCTTACAAAAATGGGAAGTTATTTCATCATGGGCTTATGGGGTATTATTATTGCATCTATTTTTAATATATTTTTTAGAAGTTCAGGACTAGATTTTTTAATCTCAATTCTAGGTGTTATATTATTTACAGGATTAACGGCTTATGATGTTCAGAATATCTCTAAAATGAATAGAATGCTAGAAGATGGTACTGAAATTAAAAGTAGAATGGCAATTGTGGCTTCTTTAAAACTTTACCTGGATTTCATAAATTTATTTCTATACCTACTAAGATTTTTAGGCCAAAGAAA